One Candidatus Binatia bacterium DNA window includes the following coding sequences:
- the ribF gene encoding riboflavin biosynthesis protein, whose protein sequence is MRLVRGLHRVPEEARRRVVTIGNFDGVHLGHREICRVVSERAKEYAADSLALTFYPHPLAVLAPEKAPELLLRFSDRLRLLFEAGIEVVVAQRFTREFSRIPAEEFVRRHLVEKLGAVHVVVGHNVRFGRDRRGDGNLLRECGAKLGFSVDVVGPVRVGETVVSSTTIRKAVLDGDMDRARALLGRPYFVRGRVVHGTGRGRTLGYPTANLFTTWRLLPPNGVYAVLVTAEGVACRGIANLGVRPTFGGVERSLEAHLFDFRGDLYGKRLRVAFVRRLREERRFESPEALRRQIDRDAELARRVLDEL, encoded by the coding sequence ATGAGGCTCGTTCGCGGGCTCCACCGCGTGCCCGAGGAGGCCCGTCGTCGGGTCGTCACGATCGGGAACTTCGACGGGGTCCATTTGGGCCACAGGGAAATCTGTCGGGTGGTGTCCGAGCGCGCGAAAGAGTACGCCGCCGACTCGCTCGCTCTCACGTTCTACCCGCACCCGCTCGCGGTCCTGGCCCCCGAGAAGGCTCCGGAGCTGCTCCTGCGCTTTTCCGACCGGCTCCGTCTTCTCTTCGAGGCCGGCATCGAGGTGGTGGTGGCCCAGAGGTTCACCCGCGAGTTCTCGCGGATTCCCGCCGAGGAGTTCGTCCGTCGGCATCTCGTGGAAAAGCTCGGCGCGGTGCACGTCGTCGTCGGTCACAACGTCCGATTCGGCCGGGACCGCCGCGGCGACGGGAACCTCTTGCGAGAGTGCGGGGCGAAGCTGGGTTTTTCCGTCGACGTCGTGGGCCCCGTCCGCGTCGGAGAGACCGTGGTGAGCAGCACGACGATCCGCAAGGCCGTTCTCGACGGCGACATGGATCGGGCACGGGCCCTCCTCGGGCGCCCCTACTTCGTGCGGGGGCGAGTCGTCCACGGAACGGGGCGGGGGCGCACGCTCGGCTATCCGACGGCGAATCTTTTCACCACCTGGCGTCTCCTTCCGCCGAACGGGGTCTATGCCGTTCTCGTCACGGCCGAGGGGGTCGCGTGTCGTGGGATCGCCAACCTCGGCGTGAGACCCACCTTCGGAGGCGTGGAGCGGTCTCTCGAGGCGCACCTCTTCGACTTTCGGGGCGACCTCTACGGAAAACGGCTCCGGGTGGCGTTCGTTCGGCGGCTCCGCGAGGAGCGGAGGTTCGAGAGCCCCGAGGCGCTCCGAAGGCAGATCGACCGGGACGCGGAACTCGCCAGGCGGGTCCTCGACGAGCTGTGA
- the rpsB gene encoding 30S ribosomal protein S2 → MAEITMKQLLEAGVHFGHQTSRWNPKMKPYIFGARNGIYIIDLQQTVKLFEEAARFVRELVAEGGTILFVGTKKQAQDAIKEEAERCGMFYVNNRWMGGTLTNYQTIRQSIERLKKLEEILADPALTEGLTKKERLGLTRERDRLLASLGGIKNMRRLPDALFVVDPVKEEIAVREANKLGIPVVAIVDTNCDPDVVDYKIPGNDDAIRAIRLFASAIADAVLEGKQIYEERMKAAGEAMPEEAAAPAETPAEGELGGVA, encoded by the coding sequence ATGGCCGAGATCACGATGAAACAGCTTCTCGAGGCCGGGGTTCACTTCGGTCACCAGACCAGTCGCTGGAACCCGAAGATGAAGCCGTACATCTTCGGGGCCCGGAACGGCATCTACATCATCGACCTCCAGCAGACCGTCAAGCTTTTCGAGGAAGCCGCGCGCTTCGTGCGGGAGCTCGTGGCCGAAGGGGGTACGATCCTCTTCGTGGGCACCAAGAAGCAGGCCCAGGACGCCATCAAGGAGGAAGCCGAGCGCTGCGGGATGTTCTACGTGAACAACCGATGGATGGGCGGGACGCTCACGAACTACCAGACGATCCGCCAGAGTATCGAGCGGCTGAAAAAGCTCGAAGAAATCCTGGCCGACCCGGCTCTGACGGAGGGGCTCACGAAAAAGGAGCGGCTCGGGCTCACCCGCGAGCGGGATCGACTTCTCGCCTCGCTCGGCGGGATCAAGAACATGCGCCGGCTTCCGGACGCGCTGTTCGTCGTGGATCCCGTGAAGGAAGAAATCGCGGTCCGGGAAGCCAACAAGCTCGGCATCCCGGTGGTGGCCATCGTGGACACGAACTGCGACCCCGACGTCGTCGACTACAAGATTCCCGGTAACGACGACGCCATCCGTGCGATCCGGCTCTTCGCGTCGGCCATCGCGGACGCGGTTCTCGAGGGCAAGCAGATCTACGAGGAGCGGATGAAAGCGGCCGGAGAGGCGATGCCCGAAGAGGCGGCCGCGCCGGCCGAGACGCCTGCCGAGGGTGAGTTGGGAGGCGTGGCATGA
- the pyrH gene encoding uridylate kinase, whose protein sequence is MAEAEPALRYRRALLKLSGEALMGPAPYGLHPATLRGIAAEIAEVRALGCELAVVVGGGNIFRGVSGTAQGMERATADYIGMLATMINALALQDALEKLGSVTRVMSAIEMQQVAEPYIRRRATRHLEKGRVVIFAAGTGNPYFTTDTAASLRAAEIGAEVVLKATKVDGIYDSDPRKNPGARKFEELTYLDVLRLRLEVMDATAVSLCMENRLPIIVFDSTTPGNIRRVLQGERIGTIVRVP, encoded by the coding sequence GTGGCGGAAGCCGAGCCAGCCCTGCGGTACCGCCGGGCCTTGCTCAAGCTGAGCGGCGAGGCCCTCATGGGGCCGGCTCCTTACGGCCTGCACCCCGCCACGCTGCGCGGCATAGCCGCGGAGATCGCCGAGGTGCGTGCCCTGGGCTGCGAGCTGGCCGTCGTGGTCGGGGGAGGGAACATTTTCCGCGGAGTTTCCGGGACGGCGCAGGGCATGGAGCGCGCGACGGCCGACTACATCGGAATGCTGGCCACCATGATCAACGCCCTCGCGCTCCAGGACGCGCTCGAGAAGCTGGGTTCGGTCACGCGCGTCATGTCGGCCATCGAAATGCAGCAGGTCGCCGAGCCCTACATCCGGCGCCGTGCGACGCGCCACCTGGAGAAGGGCAGGGTGGTGATCTTTGCAGCCGGCACCGGAAACCCGTATTTCACCACCGACACGGCGGCCAGCCTGCGTGCCGCCGAGATCGGAGCGGAAGTGGTGCTCAAGGCGACGAAGGTCGACGGAATCTACGATTCGGATCCCCGCAAGAACCCCGGGGCCCGGAAGTTCGAGGAGCTCACCTACCTCGACGTGCTCCGGCTCCGCCTCGAGGTGATGGACGCGACCGCCGTCTCCCTGTGCATGGAAAACCGGCTTCCGATCATCGTGTTCGACTCGACGACTCCGGGAAATATCCGCCGGGTGCTGCAAGGGGAACGCATCGGAACGATCGTACGGGTGCCGTGA
- a CDS encoding pseudouridine synthase — protein MSPYEEVVPSESTPLRLDRFLAASGRWGSRARVHRLIEAGCVFVNDKPARPSTRVRPGDRIRVLEERLAEETSEKVRPSDIPLDVLFEDEDLLVVDKPPGLVVHPAPGHWQDTLVSALLHRWKEPAPGLDALRPGIVHRLDKDTSGVLVVCKNLRTLEALARQFRERAVRKEYLAVVWGVPARASGTIDRPIGRHPVERKRMAVRSEGRPARTRFERVASYGKVSLLRLYPETGRTHQIRVHLASAGHPVVGDRVYGRSRAEATRQLGVTRQLLHASALGFRHPRTGEEVFFEAPLPEDMRSVLERCAETAESKSGRGVS, from the coding sequence GTGAGCCCCTACGAAGAGGTCGTCCCGAGCGAAAGCACGCCCTTGCGTCTCGACCGGTTCCTCGCGGCCTCGGGTCGCTGGGGGAGCAGGGCGCGTGTCCACCGGCTCATCGAAGCGGGATGCGTTTTCGTCAACGACAAGCCGGCCAGGCCCTCCACACGGGTTCGTCCGGGGGACCGCATCCGCGTCCTCGAGGAACGCCTCGCGGAAGAGACCTCGGAAAAGGTCCGCCCGTCGGACATTCCTCTCGACGTGCTCTTCGAGGACGAGGATTTGCTCGTCGTCGACAAACCGCCGGGGCTCGTCGTTCACCCCGCGCCCGGCCACTGGCAGGACACGCTCGTGAGCGCTCTGCTGCACCGCTGGAAAGAGCCGGCTCCGGGTCTCGACGCGCTCCGTCCCGGCATCGTGCACCGCCTGGACAAGGACACCTCGGGCGTGCTCGTCGTTTGCAAGAACCTCCGGACCCTCGAGGCACTGGCCCGGCAGTTTCGCGAAAGAGCCGTTCGCAAGGAATACCTGGCGGTGGTCTGGGGGGTCCCCGCCCGCGCGTCGGGGACGATCGATCGGCCGATCGGCCGCCACCCGGTGGAACGGAAGCGGATGGCCGTGCGAAGCGAGGGGCGGCCGGCGCGGACCAGGTTCGAGCGGGTGGCGTCGTACGGGAAGGTGAGCCTTCTTCGCCTCTATCCGGAGACGGGACGTACGCATCAGATCCGCGTTCATCTGGCGTCGGCGGGTCACCCGGTCGTGGGAGATCGGGTCTACGGGCGCTCGAGGGCGGAGGCCACCCGGCAGCTCGGGGTGACCAGGCAGCTTCTGCATGCCTCGGCTCTGGGCTTTCGCCACCCGAGGACGGGAGAAGAGGTTTTCTTCGAGGCCCCGCTTCCCGAGGACATGCGGTCGGTGCTCGAGCGGTGCGCGGAGACGGCGGAGAGCAAGTCGGGCCGAGGGGTTTCTTGA
- the pgk gene encoding phosphoglycerate kinase, protein MKTIEEISLPGRRVFLRADFNVPLSGGEVADTWRIEATLPTVRYALERGARLVLASHLGRPKGRRSDEFSLAPVARCLSGMLATEVPLAPDCVGEEVERLVEALEPGRALLLENLRFHPGEEANDESFGRALARLAEIYVNDAFGAAHRAHASTVGMVRFVAEKAAGFLLARECHYLGKILAEPERPFVALLGGAKVSDKIGVLEALVDKVDVLLVGGAMAYTFLVAQGVPVGDSRVEEDRVETAGGLLERARKKGTKLLLPVDHRVSASTKGDKPVQTVTQSIPEGMVGVDIGPRTEELFREEIEKARTVFWNGPMGIFEVERFGAGTVAMARALAECSAVTVVGGGDSAAAVRKAGVADKITHISTGGGAALEFLEGKPLPGLLALEDTP, encoded by the coding sequence GTGAAAACGATCGAAGAGATCTCCCTTCCCGGAAGGCGGGTTTTTCTCCGGGCGGACTTCAACGTCCCGCTTTCGGGTGGCGAGGTGGCCGACACGTGGAGGATCGAGGCCACGCTGCCGACCGTGCGCTACGCTCTCGAGCGAGGGGCCCGGCTCGTCCTGGCGTCCCACCTCGGGCGGCCGAAGGGGCGCCGCTCGGACGAGTTCTCGCTCGCCCCCGTCGCTCGCTGCCTTTCCGGGATGCTCGCCACGGAGGTCCCGCTCGCACCGGACTGCGTGGGGGAGGAGGTAGAAAGACTCGTCGAGGCCCTCGAGCCGGGCCGCGCTCTCCTCCTCGAAAATCTCCGATTCCACCCCGGCGAAGAGGCGAACGACGAGAGCTTCGGCCGCGCTCTCGCCCGGCTCGCGGAGATCTACGTGAACGACGCTTTCGGCGCCGCCCACCGCGCGCACGCCTCCACCGTCGGCATGGTTCGCTTCGTCGCGGAAAAGGCAGCGGGCTTTCTCCTGGCCCGGGAATGCCATTACCTCGGAAAGATTCTCGCCGAGCCCGAACGCCCCTTCGTGGCGCTGCTGGGCGGGGCCAAGGTTTCCGACAAGATCGGCGTTCTCGAAGCGCTCGTGGACAAGGTGGACGTGCTTCTCGTGGGCGGAGCCATGGCCTACACGTTCCTGGTGGCGCAAGGAGTTCCGGTCGGGGACTCTCGCGTGGAAGAGGACCGTGTCGAGACGGCGGGCGGGCTTCTCGAACGGGCGCGGAAAAAAGGAACGAAGCTCCTTTTGCCCGTCGACCACAGGGTGTCGGCCTCCACCAAAGGGGACAAGCCGGTGCAGACCGTCACGCAGTCCATCCCCGAAGGGATGGTCGGCGTCGACATCGGGCCCAGGACGGAAGAGCTGTTCCGCGAGGAAATCGAAAAGGCGCGCACGGTGTTCTGGAACGGTCCCATGGGGATTTTCGAGGTGGAGCGATTCGGCGCGGGAACCGTGGCCATGGCCCGGGCGCTCGCCGAGTGTTCCGCCGTCACCGTCGTGGGCGGAGGGGACTCCGCGGCTGCGGTCCGCAAGGCCGGGGTGGCGGACAAAATCACGCACATCTCGACCGGAGGCGGTGCCGCCCTCGAGTTTCTCGAAGGCAAGCCCCTACCGGGCCTTCTGGCCCTGGAGGACACCCCGTGA
- the frr gene encoding ribosome-recycling factor, with product MVDEVLADMKKEMDQTVASFRKELARTRTGRASPALLEGLTVEYYGTKTPLIQLAGISAPEPRLLVVQPYDKGALGSIEKAILQSDLGLTPVNDGKILRIPIPELTEERRRDLVRHVRRVAEEFRISIRNHRRDAIEMLREMEKEKEITEDDFHRAQERVEETTREYIGRIDKMLKAKEEEILEV from the coding sequence ATGGTCGACGAAGTGCTCGCGGACATGAAGAAGGAAATGGACCAGACCGTGGCTTCTTTTCGGAAGGAGCTCGCCCGCACGAGAACGGGACGCGCGTCGCCGGCTCTGCTCGAAGGCCTGACCGTGGAATACTACGGAACGAAGACCCCGCTGATCCAGCTCGCCGGAATTTCCGCGCCCGAGCCACGCCTCCTCGTCGTCCAGCCCTACGACAAAGGCGCTCTCGGGAGCATCGAAAAGGCGATCCTGCAGTCCGACCTGGGGCTGACTCCGGTCAACGACGGCAAGATCCTCCGCATCCCGATTCCCGAGCTCACCGAGGAACGACGGCGGGACCTGGTGCGTCACGTCCGGAGGGTGGCCGAGGAGTTCCGCATTTCGATCCGGAACCACAGGCGGGACGCGATCGAGATGCTCCGGGAGATGGAAAAGGAGAAGGAAATCACCGAGGACGACTTCCATCGCGCACAGGAGCGCGTCGAGGAAACGACGCGGGAGTACATCG
- a CDS encoding Tol-Pal system subunit TolQ, protein MPQESLFTIVSGSGPVVLGVLYVLVLFSVVSWGLIGFKLVQIRRARKESERFLEMFWKMKNLTAIHQASLELRQSPVAHVFHAGYQELLRSMKAKRQGNPGEGEITTELGGIASVERAMRRAMSQEITRLERALTFLATTGSTTPFIGLFGTVWGIMNAFHGLSRTQSSSIQAVAPGISEALVATAAGLAAAIPAVVAYNSFTRTVRVLAVEMENFAAEFLNIAERHFLR, encoded by the coding sequence GTGCCGCAAGAGTCCCTTTTTACGATCGTTTCCGGTTCGGGTCCGGTCGTTCTCGGTGTCCTCTACGTTCTCGTCCTTTTTTCGGTCGTGAGCTGGGGGCTCATCGGATTCAAGCTCGTCCAGATTCGCAGGGCGCGGAAGGAATCCGAGCGGTTCCTCGAGATGTTCTGGAAGATGAAGAATCTCACGGCGATCCACCAGGCGAGTCTCGAGCTCCGGCAAAGCCCCGTCGCCCACGTCTTTCATGCGGGGTACCAGGAGCTGCTGCGGTCGATGAAGGCCAAGCGGCAGGGCAACCCCGGAGAGGGCGAGATCACGACCGAGCTCGGGGGCATCGCCAGCGTGGAGAGGGCCATGCGGCGGGCCATGAGCCAGGAGATCACCCGGCTCGAGCGGGCTCTCACGTTCCTGGCGACGACGGGCAGCACGACGCCGTTCATCGGGCTTTTCGGCACCGTGTGGGGGATCATGAACGCCTTCCACGGACTGAGCCGCACCCAGTCTTCCTCCATCCAGGCGGTCGCCCCCGGGATTTCCGAAGCGCTCGTGGCGACGGCCGCGGGGCTGGCCGCCGCGATCCCGGCCGTCGTAGCCTACAACTCTTTCACCCGGACGGTACGCGTACTGGCCGTGGAAATGGAGAACTTCGCCGCGGAATTTCTCAATATCGCCGAGCGCCACTTTCTCCGGTAA
- a CDS encoding protein TolR — protein MAFERSNGSEISQINVTPLVDVMLVLLVIFMVTAPILQQGVAVNLPDVRGEGFSGEEVQLVVTVDRDGALYLNDVRMDEKELQKKLAAVLRERPDKQVFLRADEDARYGEVARAMAAVREAGVRRIGMVTEPPVEGG, from the coding sequence ATGGCTTTCGAACGCTCGAACGGGTCGGAAATCTCGCAGATCAACGTGACGCCGCTCGTCGACGTCATGCTGGTGCTGCTCGTCATTTTCATGGTCACGGCCCCCATCCTGCAGCAGGGGGTGGCCGTCAACCTGCCGGACGTGCGGGGGGAGGGGTTTTCCGGCGAGGAAGTCCAGCTCGTCGTCACGGTGGACCGTGACGGGGCCCTTTACCTGAACGACGTTCGGATGGACGAAAAAGAGCTGCAAAAAAAGCTGGCTGCCGTGCTGCGCGAGCGGCCGGACAAACAGGTTTTCCTGCGTGCCGACGAGGACGCTCGATACGGCGAGGTCGCCCGGGCGATGGCTGCCGTGCGCGAAGCCGGAGTCCGCCGGATCGGCATGGTGACGGAGCCCCCGGTCGAGGGGGGTTGA
- the tsf gene encoding elongation factor Ts, with protein sequence MSEIRAEQVRELREKTGAGMMDCKKALVETGGDMERAVVYLRERGLAAAAKKAGRTAAEGVVGSYVHGGGKIGVLVEVNCETDFVARTDDFQQLVRDLAMQIAASQPRYVRREDVPESVRASELEIYRAQAAQSGKPPAVVEKIAAGKLEKFYSDVCLLEQPFVKDPSRTVREVVADAVARLGENIVVRRFVRFQVGEQTDESS encoded by the coding sequence ATGAGCGAGATCCGCGCCGAACAGGTTCGCGAGCTCCGGGAAAAGACCGGGGCCGGCATGATGGACTGCAAAAAGGCGCTCGTGGAAACGGGCGGCGACATGGAACGAGCCGTGGTCTACCTTCGCGAGCGCGGGCTCGCCGCCGCGGCGAAAAAAGCCGGCCGTACGGCCGCGGAAGGGGTCGTGGGCTCCTACGTCCACGGCGGGGGCAAGATCGGCGTCCTCGTGGAGGTGAACTGCGAGACCGATTTCGTGGCACGGACCGACGACTTCCAGCAGCTCGTCAGGGATCTCGCGATGCAGATCGCGGCTTCCCAACCGCGTTACGTGCGCCGGGAGGACGTACCCGAGTCCGTCCGCGCCTCGGAGCTCGAGATCTACCGGGCGCAGGCCGCGCAGTCGGGCAAGCCCCCCGCGGTGGTCGAGAAGATCGCGGCGGGGAAACTCGAAAAGTTCTATTCGGACGTCTGTCTTCTCGAGCAGCCTTTCGTCAAGGACCCTTCGCGCACCGTCCGGGAAGTCGTGGCCGACGCGGTGGCGCGTCTCGGCGAGAACATCGTGGTACGCCGCTTCGTTCGCTTCCAGGTCGGAGAGCAAACGGACGAGTCGAGCTGA
- a CDS encoding glyceraldehyde-3-phosphate dehydrogenase produces MAVRIGINGFGRIGRNVVRANLDRPELDFVAVNDVTDAKTLAHLLKYDSVHGKLDGVEVVENDTIAVGDRRIKVLSEKDPAKLPWRELKVDLVLECTGLFTQREKAALHLEAGAKKVLISAPAKGADLTICYGVNHHVYDPSKHHVLSNASCTTNCLAPVVKVLHETFGVRRGLMTTVHAYTNDQRILDLPHKDLRRARAAAQSMIPTTTGAARAVGEVLPELKGRLDGMAVRVPTANVSLVDLVAELDRKVTEEEVNRAMKAAAEGPLRGILAYCEEPLVSVDFNNDPHSSIFDAQLTKVITDNFVKVLAWYDNEWGFSKRMGDVSCLVGSKL; encoded by the coding sequence ATGGCCGTCCGCATCGGCATCAACGGCTTCGGCCGAATCGGCAGGAACGTGGTCCGGGCCAACCTCGACCGCCCGGAGCTCGACTTCGTCGCCGTCAACGACGTGACGGACGCGAAGACGCTCGCCCACCTCCTCAAGTACGACTCCGTTCACGGAAAACTCGACGGTGTCGAAGTCGTGGAAAACGACACGATCGCCGTCGGGGACCGTCGGATCAAAGTCCTCTCGGAAAAGGACCCGGCGAAGCTCCCGTGGCGAGAACTCAAGGTCGATCTCGTTCTCGAGTGCACGGGGCTCTTCACGCAGCGGGAAAAGGCGGCACTCCACCTCGAGGCCGGTGCGAAAAAGGTCCTGATCTCCGCGCCCGCGAAGGGTGCCGACCTCACGATTTGCTACGGCGTGAACCACCACGTGTACGATCCCTCCAAGCACCACGTCCTCTCCAACGCTTCTTGCACGACCAACTGCCTCGCACCCGTGGTCAAGGTACTCCACGAGACCTTCGGTGTCCGGCGCGGGCTCATGACCACGGTTCACGCCTACACGAACGACCAGCGTATTCTCGACCTGCCCCACAAGGACCTCCGGCGCGCACGCGCAGCCGCCCAGTCCATGATCCCCACCACGACCGGTGCGGCCCGCGCCGTGGGCGAGGTCTTGCCGGAACTCAAAGGACGGCTGGACGGCATGGCCGTGCGCGTTCCCACGGCGAACGTTTCGCTCGTCGACCTGGTCGCGGAGCTCGACCGGAAAGTCACCGAAGAGGAAGTGAACCGGGCCATGAAGGCCGCGGCCGAGGGACCGCTCCGGGGCATTCTCGCGTACTGCGAGGAGCCGCTCGTTTCCGTCGACTTCAACAACGACCCTCACTCCTCGATTTTCGACGCGCAGCTCACCAAGGTGATCACGGACAACTTCGTCAAGGTGCTCGCCTGGTACGACAACGAGTGGGGCTTCTCCAAGCGCATGGGTGACGTGAGCTGCCTCGTCGGCTCGAAGCTCTGA
- the tolB gene encoding protein TolB: protein MKRPKGFFPAVLALFLVTTVPAVRAQIRGTIIGPAGRAYPIALAPLHPADGTLRAGGRDPGVEFVDILGRDLELSGLFRVLDREAYLENPTNSGISAEEIRFENWSVIGALALVKGSYAVEGERLTVEARLFDVYQRRQLAGSRYKGTVADLRRMAHKFADKILEEFTGERGPFDTQIAFISTRTGRFKDLFVMSPDGGDILQVTETRSIAVAPAWSPDGHRLAYTSYKYGNPDLYLIDFVTGRESRLSSGPGLHLGAEWSPDGQWIAVALEREGNSEIVLLDSKGRFVRRLTDHWGIDVSPTWSPDSSRIAFCSNRAGTPQIYVMNADGTDIRRITYFGDYNTSPQWSPKGDRIAFASRRAGNEFDIFVVRPDGTDLRRITSGPGSNEDPSWSPDGRYLVFSSTREGPPLLYLTDAEGRHQVALTGPPGGDTSPAWSRWRE from the coding sequence ATGAAACGACCCAAGGGCTTTTTCCCCGCCGTTCTGGCGCTCTTTCTCGTGACGACGGTGCCTGCCGTGCGGGCGCAAATCCGTGGGACGATCATCGGCCCTGCGGGCCGCGCTTACCCGATAGCCCTGGCTCCTCTCCATCCTGCGGACGGCACCCTGCGGGCCGGGGGCCGCGACCCGGGCGTCGAGTTCGTCGACATCCTCGGTCGGGACCTCGAGCTTTCGGGGCTTTTCCGGGTGCTCGACCGCGAGGCGTATCTCGAAAACCCGACGAACTCGGGGATTTCCGCCGAAGAGATCCGCTTCGAGAACTGGTCGGTCATCGGCGCGCTCGCCCTGGTCAAGGGGTCCTACGCCGTCGAAGGGGAGCGGCTCACGGTGGAAGCGAGACTCTTCGACGTCTACCAGCGGCGGCAGCTCGCGGGAAGCCGCTACAAGGGCACCGTCGCCGACCTCCGCCGGATGGCGCACAAGTTCGCCGACAAGATTCTCGAGGAGTTCACCGGAGAGAGGGGGCCCTTCGACACGCAAATCGCCTTCATTTCGACGCGAACGGGGAGGTTCAAGGACCTGTTCGTGATGAGCCCGGACGGCGGAGACATCCTGCAGGTCACGGAGACCCGCTCGATCGCGGTGGCCCCCGCCTGGAGTCCCGACGGCCACAGGCTCGCGTACACCTCCTACAAGTACGGCAACCCGGACCTCTACCTGATCGACTTCGTCACCGGGCGGGAAAGCCGGCTTTCCTCGGGCCCCGGCCTTCACCTCGGAGCCGAGTGGTCGCCCGACGGGCAGTGGATCGCCGTCGCGCTCGAGCGGGAGGGGAATTCCGAAATCGTGCTTCTCGACTCCAAGGGGCGCTTCGTGCGGCGCCTGACCGATCACTGGGGTATCGACGTTTCACCCACGTGGTCCCCGGACTCGAGCAGGATCGCCTTTTGCTCGAACCGAGCCGGCACCCCGCAAATCTACGTGATGAACGCCGACGGGACGGACATTCGGCGCATCACGTACTTCGGCGACTACAACACCTCTCCCCAGTGGTCGCCGAAGGGAGACCGGATCGCCTTCGCGAGCCGCAGGGCGGGGAACGAGTTCGACATCTTCGTCGTGCGGCCCGACGGCACGGATCTTCGGCGGATCACTTCCGGCCCCGGGAGCAACGAGGATCCCTCGTGGTCCCCCGACGGACGGTATCTGGTTTTCAGTTCCACGCGGGAGGGGCCGCCGCTGCTCTATCTCACGGATGCGGAGGGGCGCCACCAGGTCGCATTGACTGGCCCACCCGGCGGTGATACTAGTCCCGCCTGGTCGCGGTGGAGAGAGTAG
- the tpi gene encoding triosephosphate isomerase → MKRRPLLAGNWKMHGLRASAGPLLDAVRSAAREVPDREVVVAPPFTLLEFAGRQLLGSGVALAAQDLFWEDEGAFTGEVSAPMLREAGCTYVIVGHSERRRYFGETDEWVGRKVEAALRHGLVPIVCVGERLEEREAGRTLDVVGRQLRAALQGLDRDALARTVVAYEPVWAIGTGRVATPAQAQEVHAFVRKTLSELGGLAEAIRILYGGSVKADNIDGLMREPDIDGVLVGGASLKADEFARIVRYRV, encoded by the coding sequence GTGAAGCGCCGGCCGCTCCTAGCCGGGAACTGGAAGATGCACGGCCTCAGGGCGAGCGCCGGGCCTCTTCTCGACGCGGTCCGATCGGCAGCACGCGAAGTCCCGGACCGGGAGGTCGTCGTGGCCCCACCGTTCACGCTTCTCGAGTTCGCCGGCCGGCAGCTCCTCGGCTCGGGTGTGGCCCTCGCGGCTCAGGACCTTTTCTGGGAAGACGAAGGCGCCTTCACCGGCGAGGTTTCGGCACCGATGCTGCGGGAGGCAGGTTGCACCTACGTCATCGTGGGGCATTCCGAACGCCGTCGGTACTTCGGGGAAACCGACGAGTGGGTCGGCCGGAAGGTCGAGGCGGCGCTCCGCCACGGGCTCGTGCCGATCGTGTGCGTGGGCGAACGGCTCGAGGAACGCGAGGCCGGTCGCACCCTGGACGTCGTGGGCCGACAGCTCCGCGCGGCTTTGCAGGGGCTCGACCGGGACGCCCTCGCCAGAACCGTCGTGGCTTACGAACCCGTTTGGGCCATCGGGACCGGGCGAGTGGCGACGCCGGCGCAGGCGCAGGAAGTCCACGCGTTCGTGCGAAAAACGCTTTCCGAGCTGGGCGGTCTCGCCGAGGCGATCCGGATTCTCTACGGAGGGAGCGTGAAGGCGGACAACATCGACGGGCTCATGCGCGAGCCCGACATCGACGGTGTGCTCGTCGGCGGAGCGAGCTTGAAAGCCGACGAATTTGCACGCATTGTACGGTACCGGGTCTGA